The following coding sequences are from one Culex quinquefasciatus strain JHB chromosome 1, VPISU_Cqui_1.0_pri_paternal, whole genome shotgun sequence window:
- the LOC6046915 gene encoding uncharacterized protein LOC6046915 encodes MSSKADALDLAALDAELDQMSKDYCDPELNRYDTGPGADLDDRQQPGALAAAAAGGGSEMGFSEPPAVRIRLKNTRDLTEAGLRELCRPYGTIVNVYKAKQEGGNFAFVEFGNPSEAGLAIQELNAKLGFQFYAAFAHEKKETDLVPMPPPPFGAGSGEKVVHSIEALGPDEESWERTVAQRRVKTAFSIPLRVRFPEEQGLATAPHYRAEGDRLTQLSRVDAGEIFSVVTLIGGGEKLEVDSGIDVGIVQLIDKLAQRESVSRLTLVEDGDQKRPVYHFSSLPADQSKLFPDSSCVACGHRGFFSCSICTATYCSRHCQAEDYSKHKDSCHIQGVKVRVPAPSAVFEDLDDDGLTQEAFKKGSHVMILAVLSPERVFVRSLDKESNKEYLQTLSDVAKAGLTAQPLKNVPVAGAICLAFYEPLQIYARVLITKVAKGQASCVFIEFGLIQLVPVKQLKQINDSALKLRKVRVHKVHLHGITTEYGHIEKAIDYLKTLINQPLEMKAQTECGNLVDAQLRTAYGVSVNKHINELITIPIEKALDNVDAFVNYNSIPAKRLPPNQTLDILILNRTTVKLDFRVGLIAYSDLPYLHDLHRKLQSYGKKVEKFTENFTPRLHEVCLVRDMSTWYRGVCIEAAGDCRPTIYLCDYGCMIMVKLQDIRKIPPSLALEVRTTDAKVYGLEEAKNNGLKIDSEFLDIYLEENERLTVETSEEVEFSEFEMELSRESQSMMTVIKVPELVAFIEEREQRERNRVEQPLRLSSRMSSSTTTTTVSSKE; translated from the coding sequence ATGTCCTCAAAAGCCGACGCGCTTGATTTGGCCGCGTTGGACGCCGAGCTGGACCAGATGAGCAAGGACTACTGCGATCCGGAACTGAACCGGTATGACACCGGACCGGGAGCGGATCTGGACGACCGGCAGCAGCCGGGAGCGTTGGCGGCGGCCGCCGCCGGAGGAGGAAGTGAGATGGGGTTCAGCGAACCGCCGGCGGTTCGCATTCGGTTGAAGAACACGCGCGATTTAACGGAGGCTGGGTTGCGCGAACTTTGCCGGCCGTACGGAACCATTGTGAACGTGTACAAGGCGAAGCAGGAGGGCGGGAACTTTGCGTTTGTGGAGTTTGGCAATCCGAGCGAGGCGGGGCTGGCGATTCAGGAGTTGAACGCCAAGTTGGGCTTTCAGTTTTACGCGGCGTTTGCGCACGAGAAGAAGGAGACGGATTTGGTGCcgatgccgccgccgccgtttgGCGCCGGGTCCGGGGAGAAGGTGGTGCACTCGATTGAGGCGTTGGGGCCGGACGAGGAGAGCTGGGAGCGGACGGTGGCGCAGCGGCGGGTTAAGACGGCGTTTTCGATTCCGTTGAGGGTACGGTTTCCGGAGGAGCAGGGGTTGGCCACGGCGCCGCATTATAGGGCGGAGGGGGACCGGTTGACGCAGCTGTCGCGGGTCGATGCGGGGGAGATTTTCAGCGTGGTGACGCTGATTGGGGGAGGGGAGAAGCTTGAGGTTGACAGTGGGATTGATGTTGGGATTGTTCAACTAATTGACAAGTTGGCGCAGCGCGAGTCCGTCAGTCGGTTGACGCTGGTTGAAGACGGTGATCAGAAGAGGCCAGTCTACCACTTCTCGAGTCTTCCCGCAGATCAGAGCAAACTGTTCCCGGACTCGAGCTGCGTGGCCTGCGGCCACCGCGGCTTCTTCAGCTGTTCAATCTGCACGGCCACGTACTGCTCGCGGCACTGCCAGGCCGAAGACTACAGTAAGCACAAGGACTCGTGCCACATTCAGGGCGTGAAGGTGCGCGTCCCCGCGCCTTCGGCTGTGTTTGAAGATCTGGACGACGACGGGCTGACGCAGGAAGCGTTCAAGAAGGGTTCGCACGTGATGATCTTGGCGGTGCTGAGTCCGGAGCGGGTGTTTGTGCGATCGCTGGACAAGGAAAGCAACAAAGAGTACCTGCAGACGTTGAGCGATGTGGCCAAGGCCGGGCTGACGGCGCAGCCGTTGAAGAACGTGCCGGTGGCGGGCGCCATCTGCTTGGCATTCTACGAACCGCTGCAGATCTACGCCAGAGTGCTGATCACGAAGGTGGCGAAGGGCCAGGCTAGCTGCGTGTTCATCGAGTTCGGCCTGATTCAGCTGGTGCCGGTGAAGCAACTCAAACAAATCAACGACAGCGCGTTGAAGCTCCGGAAAGTCCGCGTTCACAAGGTGCATCTGCACGGAATTACCACCGAGTACGGCCACATCGAAAAAGCCATCGACTACCTCAAAACCCTCATCAACCAACCGCTCGAGATGAAGGCCCAGACGGAGTGCGGAAACCTCGTCGACGCCCAACTCCGCACCGCGTACGGCGTCAGCGTCAACAAGCACATCAACGAACTCATCACCATCCCCATCGAAAAGGCCCTCGACAACGTCGACGCCTTCGTCAACTACAACTCAATCCCCGCCAAACGCCTTCCCCCGAACCAAACCCTGGACATCCTCATCCTCAACCGAACCACCGTCAAGCTGGACTTCCGCGTCGGCCTGATCGCGTACTCCGACCTGCCCTACCTCCACGACCTGCACCGCAAACTCCAAAGCTACGGCAAGAAGGTCGAGAAATTCACCGAAAACTTCACGCCTCGCCTCCACGAAGTGTGCCTCGTGCGCGACATGAGCACCTGGTACCGCGGAGTGTGCATCGAGGCCGCCGGCGACTGCCGCCCAACGATCTACCTCTGCGACTACGGCTGTATGATCATGGTCAAGCTGCAGGACATTCGCAAGATCCCGCCCTCACTCGCGCTGGAAGTTCGCACCACCGACGCCAAGGTGTACGGCCTGGAGGAGGCGAAAAACAACGGGTTGAAGATTGACTCCGAGTTCCTGGACATTTACCTGGAGGAGAACGAACGGCTGACGGTGGAAACCAGCGAGGAGGTGGAGTTCAGCGAGTTCGAGATGGAGCTGTCGCGGGAGAGCCAGTCGATGATGACGGTCATCAAGGTGCCGGAGCTGGTGGCGTTCATCGAGGAGCGCGAGCAGCGGG
- the LOC6046909 gene encoding protein cramped, translating into METIPDDSGGTALDAPKPEQIITTSTCEDPPEPASSSSDTTPQHDPQDAPVSTTTPLIPKPGSTSLPPPSSIGKSPLPHKLTDPNLQQIPTEELLGSVTTFYPSGDAECGHALRTSARVIHKMRMDSIRGTTPPPVEKKETGGGGGGGAGKAGGAGGGGGGGQGTKTPNQTKQVRMVWSNQDKNLFFEALNECGKDFEGIVNYLNTKKRRKDSNSEHALKVKDVRHLYYQFNQKVAKYLHFSDEVKKEAQELYALINYGEMRKKVPFQNKKYFHKLKDLVYKGFTTIREKGRNIRIKTPSCRALRKLNQLEEWQEEIKLPPRIDVVLKPATVDAWGRVQSLAQNPRVKISVTLQKRLSTLLQLLQQKWRHQDVRLVERINNLKTASASITSKASRQKAQHELELCARMATEGSTNDTESAKVLRFTAPKETVIHRPMINLSEFLSSYSICLNSYEQRIGAKVRGEALCLEKLNSFKERVGAGSKRQRHDSGSEKHSPDGKKVRAEVKEGKEEKGGEGGVGMAVVTNFNEVFKSPNASNESLDLAKDIELNSDGECPSVVKFHPLLGGAVSDTSLDGAGPDLKSPESNDSLRLVAGVSKIKLELEAGTTGDNSNDGNGSESEPTVLAKQDEGGSGEDLIKTTVKRKDSKEKCGKRKDSKSGSMTGLSALHFRPLISEETIQRVREGWTMRNVGDLTVGDLYIMFGEENRLQLEYGWVLPREVKTEQVDGLNGVEVLECGVQEVALTNGTNGIEDGGGMLNDTIVLSGRLKQLLQIANLSEKTGKRRCPCGHVCDRKIKNHDQLTSASSSSDNLLFKTPKVPNRNGNAANAGQANCNLVPSPHTAYKQTRWFRMRVNRHQLPSHRVMLGGGGGGHYLAAGRHNNNNSPKSSSSNGSASPSSGYQSATSSGSNGSTRSSGSASIRRPDDDSLTKLLEDKITSYQSGASSKKSRCAKLPPSGGDESSSLSLFDISLPSTSSSLLADLMGSETRTAEEEERVGEEGANSNITTISTTKILRESADGGELVETDINDISLSSFLGHLDAVYESEAAVTARRRDGDQMNISIISESSVDYIARFEDIAAELRAQQQAQEQQQQQQQETVAEIEVHRS; encoded by the exons ATGGAAACCATCCCGGACGACTCCGGTGGCACCGCACTCGACGCTCCCAAACCGGAGCAAATCATCACCACCTCAACCTGCGAAGATCCTCCCGAACCCGCGTCGTCGTCCTCAGATACGACACCCCAGCATGACCCGCAGGACGCACCCGTCTCAACGACGACCCCTCTCATCCCCAAACCGGGGAGCACTTCACTGCCGCCGCCATCTTCCATCGGAAAATCCCCCCTTCCGCACAAACTCACCGATCCGAACCTGCAGCAAATCCCAACGGAGGAACTGCTCGGTTCGGTGACCACGTTCTACCCGAGTGGCGATGCCGAGTGCGGGCACGCGCTGCGAACCAGCGCCCGGGTCATTCACAAGATGCGGATGGATTCGATTCGGGGGACGACGCCGCCGCCGGTGGAGAAGAAGGAGACGGGTGGGGGTGGGGGAGGGGGTGCGGGGAAGGCTGGAGGGGCTGGGGGAGGGGGTGGTGGGGGGCAGGGAACGAAGACGCCGAATCAGACGAAGCAGGTGCGCATGgtttggagcaatcaggacaAGAATCTGTTTTTTGAGGCGTTGAACGAGTGCGGGAAGGACTTTGAAGGGATTGTGAACTATTTGAACACGAAGAAGCGCCGGAAGGATAGCAATAGTGAGCATGCGCTGAAGGTGAAGGACGTGCGGCATTTGTACTACCAGTTCAACCAGAAGGTGGCGAAATATTTGCACTTTTCCGACGAGGTGAAGAAGGAGGCGCAGGAACTGTACGCTTTGATCAATTACGGGGAGATGCGCAAGAAGGTTCCGTTTCAGAACAAAAAGTACTTCCACAAGCTGAAGGATCTAGTGTACAAGGGGTTCACGACGATCCGCGAGAAGGGCCGCAACATCCGCATCAAGACGCCTTCGTGCCGAGCGTTGCGGAAGCTCAACCAGCTAGAAGAATGGCAGGAAGAGATCAAACTGCCCCCTCGGATAGACGTGGTCCTCAAACCGGCCACCGTCGACGCCTGGGGCCGGGTACAATCCCTCGCCCAGAACCCACGCGTCAAAATCTCCGTCACCCTCCAGAAACGTCTATCCACGCTGCTCCAACTGCTCCAGCAAAAGTGGCGCCACCAGGACGTCCGCCTCGTCGAACGCATCAACAACCTGAAAACAGCCAGCGCCAGCATCACCTCCAAAGCGTCCCGCCAAAAAGCTCAGCACGAGCTGGAACTGTGCGCCCGCATGGCCACCGAAGGTAGCACCAACGACACAGAATCCGCAAAAGTCCTCCGCTTCACAGCCCCGAAAGAAACCGTAATCCACCGCCCCATGATCAACCTGTCGGAGTTTCTGAGCAGTTACAGCATCTGTTTGAACTCGTACGAGCAGCGGATTGGGGCGAAGGTGAGGGGGGAGGCGCTGTGTTTGGAGAAGTTGAACAGCTTTAAGGAGCGGGTTGGGGCGGGATCGAAGCGGCAGCGGCACGATAGCGGGTCGGAGAAGCATAGTCCCGATGGGAAGAAGGTGCGGGCGGAGGTGAAGGAGGGGAAGGAGGAGAAGGGAGGGGAGGGTGGAGTGGGGATGGCGGTGGTGACGAATTTTAATGAG GTTTTCAAATCCCCCAACGCCTCCAACGAATCCCTCGACCTCGCCAAGGACATCGAGCTCAACAGCGACGGCGAGTGCCCTTCCGTGGTCAAATTCCACCCCCTCCTCGGCGGCGCCGTCTCCGACACTTCCCTCGACGGCGCTGGACCCGACCTCAAAAGCCCCGAGTCGAACGATTCGCTCCGGTTGGTGGCGGGCGTCAGCAAGATCAAGCTGGAGCTCGAGGCGGGCACTACCGGTGACAACTCGAACGACGGGAACGGGTCGGAAAGCGAACCGACGGTGCTGGCGAAGCAGGATGAAGGGGGGAGTGGGGAGGATCTGATCAAAACGACGGTCAAGCGAAAGGATTCGAAGGAAAAGTGCGGCAAGCGGAAGGACTCCAAGTCGGGCAGCATGACCGGGCTGAGTGCCTTGCACTTCCGGCCGTTGATTTCCGAGGAGACGATTCAGCGGGTGCGCGAGGGGTGGACGATGCGGAACGTTGGGGATTTGACGGTTGGGGATCTGTACATTATGTTTGGGGAGGAGAACCGGTTGCAGCTGGAGTACGGATGGGTGCTGCCGAGGGAGGTCAAGACTGAACAGGTGGACGGGCTCAACGGGGTGGAGGTGCTGGAATGTGGGGTTCAGGAGGTGGCGTTGACGAACGGAACCAACGGGATTGAGGATGGAGGGGGAATGCTAAACGATACGATTGTTTTGAGTGGACGGCTCAAGCAGCTGCTCCAGATTGCCAACCTGAGCGAGAAGACTGGCAAGCGGAGATGCCCTTGCGGCCACGTTTGCGATAGAAAGATTAAG AATCACGACCAACTGACCAGTGCTTCCAGTTCGAGCGACAACTTGCTCTTCAAAACACCCAAAGTTCCGAACCGCAACGGCAACGCCGCCAACGCCGGCCAGGCCAACTGTAAC CTCGTTCCCTCGCCGCACACGGCCTACAAGCAAACGCGCTGGTTCCGGATGCGCGTCAACCGGCACCAGCTGCCGTCTCACCGGGTCATGCTGGGCGGTggcggtggtggccactacctgGCCGCCGGCCGCCACAACAACAATAACTCGCCAAAGTCCTCCTCCAGCAATGGATCGGCGAGCCCCTCTTCCGGTTACCAAAGTGCCACTTCCAGCGGTAGCAACGGGTCCACAAGAAGTTCCGGCTCCGCCAGCATCCGCCGACCGGACGACGACAGCCTGACGAAACTGCTCGAAGACAAAATCACTAGCTACCAAAGCGGCGCGTCCTCCAAAAAGTCCCGCTGCGCAAAACTTCCGCCTTCCGGCGGAGACGAAAGCAGCTCGCTCAGTTTGTTTGACATCTCGCTCCCGTCCACGTCATCCTCGCTGCTGGCGGACCTCATGGGAAGTGAAACGAGGACGGCTGAGGAGGAGGAACGGGTTGGCGAGGAAGGTGCGAACAGCAATATTACGACCATTTCGACGACCAAGATTCTGCGCGAATCGGCCGATGGAGGGGAGCTCGTGGAGACGGACATCAACGATATCTCGCTGAGTAGTTTCCTTGGGCATCTGGATGCGGTGTACGAGAGTGAGGCGGCGGTGACGGCAAGGAGAAGGGATGGGGAT CAAATGAACATCAGTATTATCAGCGAGTCCAGCGTGGACTACATCGCGCGCTTCGAGGACATTGCCGCCGAGCTGCGGGCCCAGCAGCAGGCCCaggaacaacaacagcaacagcagcaagaAACCGTCGCGGAGATTGAGGTGCATCGCTCGTAA